The Salvia miltiorrhiza cultivar Shanhuang (shh) chromosome 1, IMPLAD_Smil_shh, whole genome shotgun sequence genome has a window encoding:
- the LOC131006183 gene encoding uncharacterized protein LOC131006183, giving the protein MSEDGDDDRDDILPPPPLIRELGRHKRNHPLCIVLPTIKQNAEIKPDFIQVLPKFSNSLGESAHKHLAEFDLVCTTLRPQGFPEDHLKLLTFPHTLQSRARDWLLDLSPGSIRTWNDLEEQFLRKFFPESKAANLRIAISSIKQRQHECLSDYWERFQQLCHRCPNHGFSDYQLLINYFYRGMSSFDRRIVDAACGGSLTNKTLDEAKQLIFDMVTNGQQYEDGDDDRYRPINIAEDVCVNEKLDALTSLVRGLVGAQIQKDNHPNFSWNHSPEFFTSAQPQAGRYAHTDRPEPSMSDILQSLAQSSQIVNNLVQSQQAFQQETQAALGSMGTQITLLTTQVNKLQVNRGKLPSQEEVHSKEHVYAMHLMSEEDFFDPKPMEDEKEKEEQESAQNDEVVEEAQQYENLSSSEVGST; this is encoded by the exons ATGTCTGAAGATGGGGATGATGACCGTGATGACATTCTGCCACCACCACCGTTGATAAGAGAGTTGGGCCGCCACAAGAGAAATCATCCGCTATGCATTGTGTTGCCCACGATTAAGCAAAATGCTGAAATCAAGCCTGACTTTATTCAAGTTCTTCCAAAATTCAGCAACTCGCTTGGagagagtgcacataaacatcttGCTGAATTTGATTTAGTTTGCACTACTTTACGCCCTCAAGGTTTTCCTGAAGATCATTTAAAATTACTAACTTTTCCTCATACATTGCAGAGTAGAGCTCGAGATTGGTTGTTAGATCTATCACCTGGCTCAATCAGAACTTGGAACGATTTAGAGGAGCAGTTCTTGCGTAAATTCTTTCCAGAATCAAAGGCTGCAAATCTAAGAATAGCTATTAGTAGCATCAAGCAGAGGCAACACGAGTGTTTGTCTGAttattgggagagatttcaacaATTATGTCATAGATGtcctaaccacggattttctgaTTATCAGTtgctcattaattatttttatcgtggtatgtcttcttttgaCAGGAGGATTGTTGATGCTGCTTGTGGAGGAAGTTTGACCAACAAGACCTTAGATGAAGCAAAACAATTGATTTTTGATATGGTCACCAATGGTCAACAATATGAGGATGGGGATGATGATAGGTACAGGCCGATCAACATAGCAGAAGATGTATGTGTGAATGAGAAACTCGATGCTCTAACTTCCTTAGTTAGAGGCCTGGTTGGAGCTCAAATTCAGAAGGATAATCATCCAAATTTCAGCTGGAATCATTCGCCTGAATTTTTCACCAGCGCACAGCCGCAGGCTGggcggtatgcccataccgaccGCCCTGAGCCCAGTATGAGCGATATTCTTCAGAGTCTGGCACAGAGCAGCCAGATTGTTAACAATTTGGTGCAAAGTCAGCAAGCTTTCCAGCAAGAGACGCAAGCTGCGTTGGGTAGTATGGGCACACAGATCACTCTGCTCACCACTCAAGTGAACAAGTTGCAAGTAAATCGTGGAAAACTTCCATCTCAAGAAGAAGTACATTCCAAGGAGCATGTTTATGCTATGCATTTAATGAGTGAGGAAGATTTCTTTGATCCAAAGCCCATGGAAGATGAAAAGGAGAAGGAAGAGCAAGAAAGTGCTCAGAATGATGAAGTTGTCGAAGAGGCACAACAATATGAAAATCTCTCTTCTTCCGAG GTTGGCTCAACATAA